Proteins from a single region of Cryptococcus neoformans var. neoformans JEC21 chromosome 6 sequence:
- a CDS encoding expressed protein, with protein MPSESTKDWDKLLAWLEEKHAGFETSLSLRDVPGVVRGLVVTEPAKERSTLLHIPSSAMLNPLTMFAADAASRPPSKGPVYSIPRHLYPRPTHITSSTNSSKRIKTSAASPTTVSTASGESNSHYRQLDTTELLTLHLALSKDPQKRYFSDWQVYLETLPNEFRPWHPLTWVIKPELGAKSPGAADWDWWNTLYEKHISPTMKAKIQDVKRRYEADAALVLDVLRQEEPFKTHCMSTVLTQEDLLWAWLNVNTRSISIPLGLPGPSERMNHTLVPILDMINHSSDSSLNAPRVRQMSTPSPAPRSRSAARRTHRQTPSNDWNSQNPTGYSRNGLHLVPGKIDLRLIAPDREMQKGEEVLFEYGGHSNATLFAEYGFCEVPEGVEDDKWLRLKNGELDVGWIVDELWEEKVKSNGNEEDAAEKQKVLEAIACWGQNTIHTCPGPPHPSHSLLMSLRVLHLPADSPKLPGIQQGYSTYISPPNELATITSLEDICQRVIKESNKRWKALKRLHKDIKVGSEREEGKRTVIDMLMGMCVEDKIIAGKVLERIDAGEDFS; from the exons ATGCCCTCAGAGTCAACTAAGGACTGGGACAAACTTCTCGCCTGGCTCGAGGAAAAACATGCCGGCTTTGAAACTAGCTTGTCTCTCCGCGATGTACCTG GTGTCGTTCGAGGTTTAGTGGTGACTGAACCAGCCAAG GAGAGATCCACCCTCCTTCACATCCCTTCATCGGCCATGCTGAACCCTCTCACTATGTTTGCTGCAGATGCTGCTTCCAGACCGCCTTCAAAGGGACCTGTATACTCTATACCAAGACATCTCTATCCTCGACCTACACATATAACGTCAAGTACCAACTCCTCGAAGCGAATCAAGACTTCAGCCGCGTCACCAACTACTGTCTCGACTGCCAGTGGGGAATCCAACTCTCATTATAGGCAACTTGATACCACTGAGCTTCTAACCCTCCACTTGGCCCTTAGTAAAGATCCTCAAAAACGCTATTTTTCGGACTGGCAAGTATATCTTGAGACACTTCCCAACGAATTCAGGCCTTGGCACCCGTTGACTTGGGTTATCAAGCCGGAATTGGGAGCTAAAAGCCCAGGGGCTGCCGATTGGGATTGGTGGAATACTCTATACGAGAAACATATTTCTCCTACAATGAAGGCTAAAATACAAGACGTGAAACGTCGGTATGAAGCTGATGCTGCCCTCGTGTTAGATGTTTTG CGCCAGGAAGAGCCTTTCAAAACGCATTGCATGTCTACAGTCTTAACCCAGGAGGATCTCCTTTGGGCCTGGCTCAATG TAAATACCCGTTCGATCTCTATTCCCCTTGGTCTCCCCGGTCCCAGTGAACGTATGAATCACACCCTCGTTCCCATTCTTGATATGATTAACCACTCGTCTGACTCTTCTTTAAACGCCCCCCGGGTTCGCCAGATGTCAACACCATCACCGGCGCCGCGCTCTAGGTCAGCCGCTCGTCGGACACATAGACAGACGCCCAGCAACGATTGGAACAGCCAAAACCCAACCGGCTACTCTCGCAATGGATTACATCTTGTCCCTGGTAAAATCGATCTTCGGCTGATTGCCCCTGATCGAGAGATGcaaaagggagaggaggtgtTATTTGAGTACGGTGGACATTCGAATGCCACACTCTTTGCAGAATACGGCTTCTGTGAAGTACCAGAAGGGGTAGAAGATGATAAATGGTTGCGGCTTAAAAACGGAGAGCTGGATGTGGGATGGATTGTGGATGAGCTTTGGGAGGAAAAAGTGAAGAGCAATGGtaacgaagaagatgcagcCGAAAAACAAAAGGTTTTAGAAGCCATCGCCTGTTGGGG GCAAAACACCATCCATACTTGCCCAGGCCCACCCCACCCTTCGCATTCTCTACTCATGAGCCTACGTGTGCTACACCTGCCCGCTGATTCCCCCAAGCTTCCAGGAATTCAACAAGGCTATTCCACCTACATTTCTCCTCCCAACGAGCTTGCTACCATCACTTCACTTGAAGATATATGTCAGAGAGTCATCAAAGAGTCTAATAAGCGATGGAAAGCTTTGAAAAGGCTCCATAAGGACATTAAAGTTGGAAGCGAacgagaggaaggaaagagaacagTCATTGACATGTTAATGGGGATGTGTGTCGAGGACAAGATCATTGCAGGCAAAGTTTTGGAGAGGATAGACGCAGGGGAAGATTTTTCTTAA
- a CDS encoding 6,7-dimethyl-8-ribityllumazine synthase, putative, protein MLNTVKGLPAAPTAYDGSGLRIAIVHARWNDTIIHALLAGARATLRQQGVRDENIVVKTVAGSYELPLACKKLIEAGKTQSANAAPSMLASSTNLLSLIDGASQPQAAGQPQTAPPAASTAPFDAVIAIGCLIKGSTMHFEYICEAVSQGLMNVQLQTGTPVVFGVLTVLNDEQALLRAGIGSGEDKGHNHGEDWGLAAVELAAQYKEWEKGFL, encoded by the exons ATGCTCAACACCGTCAAGGGCCTCCCCGCCGCTCCCACCGCCTACGACGGCTCCGGCCTCCGCATCGCCATCGTGCACGCCCGCTGGAACGacaccatcatccacgcccTCCTCGCCGGCGCTCGCGCGACCCTCAGGCAGCAGGGCGTCCGGGACGAGAACATTGTCGTCAAGACCGTCGCCGGCAGCTACGAGCTCCCGCTGGCGTGCAAAAA GCTCATCGAGGCCGGCAAGACCCAGTCCGCCAACGCCGCCCCCTCCATGCTCGCCTCCAGCACCAACCTGCTCTCCCTCATTGACGGCGCCTCCCAGCCCCAGGCCGCTGGCCAGCCCCAGACGGCGCCCCCGGCCGCATCCACCGCCCCCTTTGACGCCGTCATCGCCATCGGCTGCCTCATCAAGGGCTCCACCATGCACTTTGAGTACATCTGCGAGGCCGTGTCGCAGGGGTTGATGAACGTCCAGCTCCAGACCGGCACGCCCGTCGTCTTTGGTGTCTTGACAGTCTTGAACGACGAGCAGGCCCTGCTCAGGGCCGGCATCGGGAGCGGAGAAGACAAGGGACACA ACCATGGCGAGGACTGGGGTCTTGCCGCTGTCGAGCTTGCCGCTCAGTACAAGGAGTGGGAAAAGGGATTTCTCTAG
- a CDS encoding expressed protein: protein MAIPSPRGPSDKENGHDGVANGCKTNRARFQDMPYDVTKVIIEHTNPGDRYNLLFTCKSIAMVAGEMLCEGRMVAWKSHYGLSTSQHRAVGIQELFAGIENTHCTKEKPFGRDLKLRFLRFITYLNLENYSKAKFDEGAVLLIIKALRELRDTGIEPFPNLLSIELGASPLSPPRAPELQREFDLTLVSLCRPKQIIVKSGYGFLELRSDNVPYCDLKFAGGHLPMEVLHQPFSFHIIPMVCYGTRNRVNPPRTVTDSIEKSVEYVLRVLHQVHPELNDVKRKHYSEDQLEKRDKTTWTFSWELSRMNGLPWAHHDVSKVRDAVLEELPQMRDRICFLPRKSLTSGWAQIINCGQ, encoded by the exons ATGGcaattccttctccaaggGGCCCATCCGACAAAGAGAACGGTCATGACGGAGTAGCCAATGGATGTAAAACGAATCGCGCGAGATTCCAAGACATGCCTTATGACGTTACAAAAGTGATTATAGAGCACACGAATCCGGGTGATAGGTATAACTTGCTCTTCACTTGTAAG AGTATCGCGATGGTGGCAGGAGAAATGCTATGCGAGGGTCGCATGGTTGCTTGGAAGAGCCATTATGGACTTTCAACGTCTCAACATCGGGCGGTTGGCATCCAAGAATTATTCGCTGGTATCGAAAATACGCATTGCACAAAGGAGAAGCCGTTTGGCAGGGATCTAAAGCTTCGATTTCTGCGGTTCATAACCTATTTAAACCTTGAGAATTATTCCAAAGCTAAGTT TGATGAGGGCGCTGTCTTGTTGATTATAAAGGCTCTTCGAGAACTTCGAGACACAGGCATTGAACCATttcccaatcttctttccattgAACTGGGTGCATCCCCTCTTAGCCCTCCTAGAGCTCCTGAGCTACAGCGGGAATTCGATCTCACATTGGTTTCCCTTTGTCGACCCAAACAAATCATTGTCAAAAGCGGTTACGGATTCTTGGAATTGCGAAGCGATAACGTCCCATACTGCGATTTGAAATTTGCAGGAGGACATCTTCCGATGGAAGTGTTGCACcagcccttttccttccacATTATCCCCATGGTATGTTATGGTACTCGTAACAGAGTCAATCCGCCTCGCACAGTGACCGATTCGATTGAGAAATCTGTGGAATATGTTTTGCGGGTCTTGCACCAGGTTCATCCCGAATTGAATGACGTCAAACGAAAGCATTACTCAGAAGATCAACTGGAAAAGAGGGATAAAACTACTTGGACCTTCTCATGGGAGCTTTCGAGGATGAATGGTCTGCCATGGGCACACCATGACGTATCAAAAGTACGTGATGCGGTTCTTGAAGAGCTACCCCAGATGCGTGACAGAATTTGTTTTTTACCTCGGAAGTCTCTCACAAGCGGCTGGGCGCAGATTATCAACTGTGGACAATAG
- a CDS encoding multidrug resistance protein fnx1, putative, whose protein sequence is MSAIVITTASYPSERTPLLRSGSYSSDSDSPNEPVRSAPLKDSISLSRFVVVCIGIWSANFVFAFQSTAIPTLAPEIGSWFEHGELSAYLGSMFTLSNTAVIPLYGVLIETLGRKFAMVTACLFFGTGTIMCALAGNMYSLIGARTFAGLGGGGLLTVSSVIVTDLVPLRDRGYYQGLMMTIFGSGSMLGGPVAGWLTDRFGWHWSFWIQLPVVVFCGVIVSVFLPTPPIPPTHKSLLSGLASLDWLGTAFLIGSVTTLIFGFSFHTSYLEPWSSPMVWGTLLASVLSAAAFVLVEMKVKHPLVPLRVFKSNHISAVMLSGFFLSVSNQAFMYQIPVYFAVIVNTSTAQAGLIMSLCSGLGLAVGSLVAGQYIRSGYPWKWVGPISLLPPVVGALVAATWKPILPWWSYYVTVFPCILGYSTFLCVQLVALVSSVDSKLMPKATALLYTTRSLGATLGVSVGGSVQLGALASQLKVSFEGLEARDQIINSILHSKAAIRLLVPRLQSLALSAYARSLSTVWIFSAGIAVLTVVSSLFIEAKEVHKEERRVIKGTGGGISEGGPFAEGIGPATIEGERQ, encoded by the exons ATGTCCGCCATAGTCATAACAACAGCATCATACCCATCTGAAAGGactccccttcttcgctctGGCTCATATTCGTCAGACTCCGACAGCCCCAATGAACCTGTTCGTTCAGCACCATTGAAAGATTCCATATCTTTAAGTCgttttgttgttgtttgtaTTGGTATATGGTCTGCCAATTTTGTTTTTGCCTTTCAAAGTACCGCAATACCTACCCTGGCACCGGAAATTGGAAGCTGGTTCGAACATGGCGAGTTATCAGCATATCTGGGGAGTATGTTCACTCTCTCAAATACTGCGG TGATCCCTCTCTATGGAGTCCTCATTGAAACTCTAGGCCGTAAATTCGCCATGGTCACGgcttgtctttttttcgGCACTGGTACTATCATGTGTGCATTGGCGGGGAACATGTATTCTCTCATTGGCGCTCGCACCTTCGCAGGG CTAGGGGGCGGAGGACTCTTGACGGTCTCTAGCGTAATCGTTACGGACCTGGTACCACTTCGAGACAGAGGGTATTATCAAG GTCTTATGATGACCATCTTTGGATCTGGTAGCATGCTAGGAGGACCTGTGGCTGGGTGGCTGACCGATAGGTTTGGGTGGCATTGGTCCTTCTGGATTCAG CTGCCTGTTGTTGTCTTTTGCGGGGTGATTGTTTCGGTCTTCCTACCAACACCTCCTATTCCTCCAACGCACaagtctcttctttccggTTTAGCATCCCTCGACTGGCTGGGTACGGCCTTCCTTATTGGCTCAGTCACAACCCTTATTTTCGGGTTCTCTTTTCACACATCGTACCTTGAACCCTGGTCTTCCCCGATGGTATGGGGAACGCTGCTAGCTAGTGTTCTGAGTGCGGCAGCTTTTGTACTGGTtgagatgaaggtgaagcATCCGCTTGTACCTCTTAGAGTCTTCAAATCAAATCATATCTCAGCAGTGATGTTGAGCGGATTTTTTCTATCTGTGTCCAACCAAGCATTT ATGTATCAAAT TCCCGTATACTTCGCCGTTATCGTGAACACGTCGACAGCTCAAGCGGGCCTCATTATGTCCCTCTGTAGTGGCTTGGGCCTGGCCGTAGGGTCGCTAGTCGCTGGACA ATACATCCGAAGCGGCTATCCTTGGAAATGGGTGGGACCAATCTCCCTTTTACCTCCTGTTGTGGGCGCATTAGTAGCAGCCACATGGAAGCCGATCCTTCCTTGGTGGTCGTACTATGTGACCGTTTTCCCTTGCATTCTGGGTTATTCGACATTTCTTTGTGTACAATTAG TCGCCTTGGTTTCCAGCGTAGATAGCAAACTTATG CCGAAAGCCACCGCGCTATTATATACCACTCGTAGCTTGGGTGCTACACTTGGAGTCAGTGTGGGCGGATCTGTCCAACTTGGCGCACTGGCTTCGCAGCTTAAAGTTTCATTCGAAGGTTTGGAAGCTCGCGATCAG ATCATAAactccatcctccattcGAAAGCAGCTATTCGACTTCTTGTCCCAAGGCTGCAATCACTAGCGCTCTCTGCTTACGCCCGGTCACTTTCGACTGTTTGGATTTTCAGCGCTGGTATTGCGGTGTTGACGGTCGTGTCTTCTTTATTCATTGAAGCCAAAGAAGTTCACAAAGAAGAGCGACGAGTGATCAAAGGAACGGGAGGAGGTATCAGTGAGGGCGGCCCGTTCGCAGAAGGAATTGGTCCAGCTACAATAGAAGGGGAAAGACAGTAA
- a CDS encoding Pol II transcription elongation factor, putative has protein sequence MLVCMTRNFDVIHEEPLRSEDFGQDKFINVGWGSRSTQFHGSLGKSAARQPADPARPVAHPTDHGLPVISFRGDAAFFAVSSLDPYPDGSGQARRQVRIYARDASSGFQPKLSATSESLPGLEPALAWRPSGNLISTMVRYGYHGGGEGREGRWDVAMLERNGLRHGGFELREDKGDWEDGTVRGLGWNSDSEILAVWIERKERDVLQLWSMKNYHYYLKQELYSHDTQKPRFRGFKWHPEDPLSLYIICQDSIQHRTFTWDTFAARLPMPHDTASVAVIDGTRLLLTPFRTQNTPPPMSSYHLALPSTPVHACLSSWEDTAAAVFANGHVMVWKLNTRLPSPAPGSKLKRGGQVAEPVIVLEKKVDGKRVIRNLALGPRGRVAVLSLAVDADGPAEQSGRVNVFGGGEGEQDEEFEVESGVESILWTDQGNVLVLNGQKRLYSLASEEPIDLTLPSQPTSVLLSGHLLFTLSPTSKLHMTALTPFAAHPTSLSLSQQPVTSFTLTSSFLIYTTTAHFAHFAPLVTLERLANGDDGAGGSGSEMKWEERRVERGAKIVVASESEMSLVLQATRGNLETVYPRPMVLQVVKRDVLAGAYRAAFLTCRKHRLDLNLLYDLDPEKFMANLETFVENVHEVDYLNLFISSLNSEDSAKAVYGDQARDQARDTPPTIPAAKDKVNTICDSLRILLEARGLETYVESILTTHVCKIPADYESGLRVLLQLQADHPEIVEDAIKYIIFLSDVNKLYDVALGMYNFQLVLMIAQYSQKDPKEYLPFLRELRALGKWDQRFKIDDHLERRESALANLKQAGPERFEDAASYLAKYELYDTAFKLYNDDQEKLTVIRDLYGDYLYDRREYTDSALSYLIANKPQKALKAYERAHAWRELFALAKKEGLSKQSLDEMIERVTDYLGSRGRHLEASQIFIEYSSDVDSAVDTCCRGAEFSEAYRLTSIHDRSDLVEAMIHPGLEEAHEALIEVFEEMDGQLDKETRRLKELNEIREKDYDAFYIVEREIDIEGVDVATNATTVASAFTRYTVAPSTMFSQTTRMTGQTAKSKRGKKRATGRRGTVDEWEYLVMSIGRLLARVDEKSAEALILLRHLLLASSDHVALAQSLQNTIISFRTKLSNALDEAWQDRDAVLKEVVESGGSGLEGALEKSLGEIKPQVGEWKGMGLLLSN, from the exons ATGCTCGTCTGCATGACCAGGAATTTCGATGTCATCCACGAAGAGCCGCTGCGATCAGAAGACTTTGGACAGG ACAAATTCATCAACGTCGGCTGGGGATCCAGGTCGACCCAGTTCCACGGCTCTCTCGGCAAGTCCGCCGCCCGCCAGCCCGCCGACCCCGCCCGCCCAGTCGCCCACCCGACCGACCATGGTCTCCCCGTCATCTCGTTCCGCGGCGACgccgccttcttcgccgtCTCGTCGCTCGACCCCTACCCGGACGGGTCCGGCCAGGCAAGGCGCCAGGTCAGGATATACGCCCGCGACGCCTCGTCAGGTTTCCAGCCCAAACTGTCAGCCACCTCGGAATCCCTGCCCGGCCTGGAACCCGCCCTCGCATGGCGACCGAGCGGGAacctcatctccaccatgGTCCGGTACGGCTACCACGGCGGCGGAGAAGGTCGGGAAGGCAGGTGGGATGTGGCCATGCTGGAGAGAAACGGATTGCGGCATGGCGGTTTCGAGCTGAGAGAGGACAAGGGAGATTGGGAAGACGGGACGGTCAGGGGATTGGGGTGGAATTCTGATTCAGAAATACTGGCCGTCTGGATCGAgcggaaggagagggatgTCT TGCAACTATGGTCCATGAAAAACTACCACTACTATCTCAAGCAGGAACTCTACTCTCACGATACGCAAAAACCCAGGTTCAGAGGGTTCAAATGGCACCCGGAAGACCCCCTATCTCTCTACATCATCTGCCAAG ACTCTATCCAGCACCGCACATTCACATGGGACACCTTTGCCGCCCGTCTACCCATGCCGCACGATACCGCCTCCGTCGCCGTCATCGACGGCACCcgtctcctcctcacccCCTTCCGAACCCAAAACACACCCCCGCCCATGTCCTCCTACCACCTCGCCCTGCCCTCCACCCCTGTACACGCGTGTTTATCCAGCTGGGAAGACACGGCCGCAGCGGTGTTCGCAAACGGCCACGTAATGGTATGGAAACTCAACACGCGGCTGCCTTCGCCTGCACCTGGATCGAAATTGAAAAGAGGCGGCCAAGTCGCAGAGCCGGTGATTGTCCTTGAGAAAAAAGTGGACGGAAAAAGAGTCATCCGCAATCTGGCGCTCGGTCCCCGCGGTCGAGTCGCAGTCCTCAGTCTGGCGGTAGACGCAGACGGTCCCGCCGAGCAAAGCGGGCGCGTGAATGtgtttggaggaggagaaggcgaacaggatgaagagtttgaAGTGGAGAGTGGTGTCGAGAGCATCTTGTGGACTGATCAAGGCAATGTCCTCGTGTTGAACGGGCAAAAGAGACTGTACAGCT TGGCAAGCGAAGAACCGATCGATCTTACACTTCCCTCCCAACCCACCTccgtcctcctctccgGCCACCTCTTATTCACTCTTTCACCAACATCCAAGCTCCACATGACCGCTCTCACCCCATTTGCGGCCCACCCcacctccctctccctctcccaacAACCAGTCACCTCGTTCACGCTCacgtcttctttcctcatctacaCCACTACCGCTCACTTTGCGCACTTTGCGCCTCTGGTAACATTGGAAAGACTCGCcaatggagatgatggcgcgggcggcagcggcagcGAGATGAAGTGGGAAGAGCGAAGAGTGGAAAGAGGCGCAAAAATCGTCGTGGCCAGTGAGAGCGAAATGAGTTTGGTGCTCCAAGCGACTCGTGGTAATCTCGAGACGGTTTACCCTAGACCCATGGTCTTGCAAGTCGTCAAACGGGATGTTTTGGC CGGAGCGTACCGTGCAGCATTCCTGACGTGCAGGAAACATCGACTGGACCTCAACCTCCTGTACGACCTTGACCCTGAAAAGTTCATGGCCAACTTGGAGACCTTTGTGGAAAACGTTCACGAGGTGGATTACCTCAaccttttcatctcttctctcaa CTCGGAAGACTCGGCCAAGGCTGTTTATGGTGACCAAGCTCGCGACCAAGCTCGCGATACACCCCCGACCATCCCCGCCGCCAAAGACAAGGTCAACACCATCTGCGACTCGCTCCGTATCCTCCTCGAAGCCCGCGGTTTGGAAACGTACGTGGAGAGTATCCTCACCACCCATGTCTGCAAGATTCCGGCCGATTACGAATCGGGATTGAGAGTCCTTTTGCAATTGCAAG CGGACCACCCGGAGATTGTAGAGGATGCAATCAAGtacatcatcttcctttccgATGTGAACAAGCTCTACGATGTAGCTTTGGGAATGTACAACTTCCAGCTCGTCCTCATGATCGCTCAATATTCTCAAAAG GATCCGAAAGAGTaccttccctttttgcGAGAACTCCGCGCTCTTGGTAAATGGGATCAACGATTCAAGATTGACGATCATCTCGAAAGACGAGAAAGTGCGTTGGCCAACCTCAAGCAAGCTGGTCCAGAAAGGTTTGAAGATGCAGCATCGTATCTCGCCAAGTATGAGCTGTATGATACCGCATTTAAATTGTACAATGACGATCAAGAAAAATTGACT GTTATCCGTGACCTTTACGGAGACTACCTGTACGACCGCCGAGAGTATACAGATTCTGCGCTTT CATACCTCATCGCGAACAAGCCTCAAAAAGCACTCAAGGCGTACGAGCGTGCGCATGCCTGGCGAGAGTTGTTTGCGttggccaagaaggaaggtttATCAAAGCAGTCTTTGGATGAGATGATTGAGCGTGTCACAG ACTATCTGGGCTCCCGAGGTCGACATTTGGAAGCTTCCCAGATATTCATCGAGTATTCATCCGATGTTGATAGCGCTGTCGATACTTGCTGCCGCGGCGCCGAATTCTCTGAAGCCTACCGCTTGACATCTATCCATGACCGATCGGATCTTGTAGAAGCCATGATTCACCCTGGGTTGGAAGAGGCACATGAAGCGCTCATCGAGgtctttgaagagatggatggacaGCTGGACAAGGAAAcaaggagattgaaggAATTGAACGAGATTCGGGAGAAAGACTATG ACGCATTCTATATCGTGGAGAGGGAGATTGATATTGAAGGCGTGGACGTTGCCACCAATGCTACTACTGTCGCCTCCGCATTCACACGATACACCGTTGCGCCTAGCACAATGTTTTCTCAGACGACTCGAATGACCGG TCAAACGGCCAAGTCAAAGAGGGGCAAAAAGAGGGCTACAGGTCGAAGGGGTACTGTGGATGAGTGGGAATACTTGGTGATGAGTATTGGGCGATTGCTCGCACGCGTAGATGAAAAAAGCG CCGAAGCCCTCATACTCTTACGCCACCTTCTTTTGGCCTCCTCGGACCATGTCGCTCTCGCCCAGTCTCTCCAAAACACCATCATCTCGTTCCGAACAAAGCTTTCCAACGCTTTGGATGAAGCTTGGCAAGATAGAGATGCTGTGCTGAAAGAGGTTGTAGAGAGTGGCGGTAGTGGATTGGAAGGTGCATTGGAGAAAAGCTTGGGAGAGATCAAGCCACAGGTGggagaatggaaaggaaTGGGTCTGTTATTGAGCAATTGA
- a CDS encoding expressed protein, which yields MSSHSENTDWEMSVVDDPLEEATNLESTFYSEGYDSGHAHGRLHGLFEGRELGKEKAWELWEEVGYYEGWAEMWIELLGTKVALATEGRSRKGKEARTLGHAQTLLELIKTFPITNPTPSDGSDAVPQSAATGEDISSPSSVSANDLGSLLSLIRARYRLLCASLSVRPRLASAVIVEANPGSGAAAAASSGIVDDGQSAEGVVQGIEGPMKGVDTRQLRF from the exons ATGAGCAGCCATTCAGAAAATACCGATTGGGAAATGAGTGTGGTGGATGACCCTTTGGAAGAGGCTACCAATCTTGAGTCAAC ATTCTACTCTGAAGGTTATGACTCTGGACATGCCCATGGTCGCCTGCATGGTCTTTTTGAAGGTCGCGAACtaggcaaggaaaaggcctGGGAGCTATGGGAAGAGGTAGGGTACTACGAGGGCTGGGCAGAGATGTGGATTGAGCTTCTGGGTACAAAAGTGGCATTAGCTACCGAAGGCCGCAGTcggaagggaaaggaagctAG GACATTGGGACATGCGCAGACTCTGTTAGAGTTGATAAAGACATTCCCCATTACCAATCCGACACCATCCGACGGGTCAGACGCTGTTCCTCAATCGGCTGCCACTGGCGAAGACATTTCCTCCCCGTCCTCCGTGTCTGCAAACGATTTGGGGTCCCTCCTGTCCCTCATTCGGGCTCGATACCGTCTCCTCTGTGCTTCGCTCTCTGTTCGACCTCGCCTTGCCAGCGCTGTGATTGTAGAGGCCAATCCGGGGTCTGGtgcagctgctgctgcgtCATCGGGAATCGTGGATGACGGACAATCCGCGGAAGGGGTTGTGCAGGGTATTGAGGGCCCGATGAAAGGAGTGGATACAAGGCAGTTGAGATTTTGA
- a CDS encoding HSPC177, putative, with amino-acid sequence MNRIFGTGKAKPKPSLTDAISSTDSRVASLEVKLKKLDAELSVFKTQMSKMREGPGKAAVQQRALRVLKQKRMYESQLGQLQQQTYNMEQAAMTTENLKNTMATVDAMRVANKEMKKQYKGIDIDKIESIHYDMEDLIEQANDIQESLGRSYGVPDEVDETDLQAELDALGLDDEPIGENETPSYLQDAQSLPDFVDSAPLEELQSEQPTAEVAR; translated from the exons ATGAATAGA ATATTCGGCACAGGCAAAGCGAAACCTAAACCTTCCCTCACAGATGCCATCTCTTCC ACCGACTCCCGTGTTGCTTCTCTTGAggtcaagctcaaaaaACTCGATGCCGAATTGTCCGTTTTCAAGACCCAAATGTCCAAGATGCGTGAAGGTCCCGGAAAGGCGGCTGTCCAACAGAGGGCCTTGAGAGTGCTTAAACAGAAAAGGATGTACGAAAGCCAGCTGGGACAACTTCAACAGCAAACATATAATATGGAGCAGGCGGCAATGACCACGGAAAATTTGAAGAACACA ATGGCTACAGTTGATGCCATGCGAGTGGCTAATaaagagatgaaaaagcAATATAAAGGAATTGATATTGATAAGATTGAG AGTATCCATTACGACATGGAAGACCTCATCGAGCAAGCCAACGATATACAAGAATCTCTAGGGAGGAGTTATGGTGTCCCTGATGAAGTTGATGAGACAGATCTCCAGGCTG AGCTCGATGCATTAGGGCTTGACGACGAGCCCATAGGAGAAAATGAAACCCCGAGCTATCTGCAAGATGCTCAATCTTTACCGGATTTCGTCGATTCTGCGCCTCTTGAAGAGCTA CAATCTGAACAGCCGACGGCTGAAGTGGCGAGATAA
- a CDS encoding GTPase inhibitor, putative, with amino-acid sequence MILATSTLPSLTFYRKMVNPDEDTEFNDALRRHGILPPKPPSRSPSPDIPHITHTDAVRAVAATADADQLVTLIEGDNLDSDDERMFEEYKRKRLHEMKKEEKKGRFGSMEPLAREDFVREVTEGSKVDPNGEQIEDQGDDDEESSPRLKGTGVVVFLFKDSVPLSQHLQPLLNQAAAAHPSTKFLSIPAGLCIPNYPDKNVPTLLIYRNGEMVGNVVAGMGLKGMKTTVRDLEGLLLYFKAVEKPSAALLRSNGANEHSDSDDDFNDDIGTVNTRGGGLRTGGVGIGAGRGKEDSDDSDFDM; translated from the exons ATGATTCTCGCAacctcaactcttccttctctcaccTTCTACCGCAAAATGGTCAACCCCGACGAAGACACTGAGTT CAACGATGCCCTTCGTCGACATGGcatccttcctccaaagcCTCCATCACGCTCCCCATCCCCAGACATTCCCCACATAACCCACACCGACGCTGTCCGTGCAGTCGCTGCCACAGCAGATGCAGACCAACTCGTGACACTTATTGAAGGCGATAATCTCGATTCAGACGACGAACGTATGTTTGAAGAGTacaagagaaaaagactgcatgaaatgaagaaggaagagaagaagggacgaTTCGGCAGTATGGAACCCCTAGCACGAGAGGACTTTGTCAGGGAGGTCACGGAGGGGAGCAAAGTGGACCCCAATGGAGAACAGATTGAAGACCaaggtgatgatgacgaagaatCTTCTCCACGATTAAAGGGGACAGGTGTAGTCGTCTTTTTATTCAAAGACTC TGTACCTTTATCCCAACATCTTCAGCCCCTTTTAAATCAAGCGGCTGCCGCCCATCCATCCACAAAGTTCTTATCAATCCCAGCAGGACTTTGCATCCCTAATTACCCAGACAAAAATGTACCCACTCTGCTTATTTATAGAAACGGAGAGATGGTTGGAAATGTCGTGGCAGGTATGGGCTTGAAAGGGATGAAGACCACAGTGCGCG ATCTGGAAGGGTTGCTGCTTTACTTCAAAGCGGTCGAGAAACCCTCAGCTGCGCTCTTACGATCCAACGGAGCTAATGAACACTCAGACTCTGATGACGATTTCAACGACGATATCGGCACAGTTAACACCAGAGGAGGTGGCCTCCGAACTGGTGGTGTAGGCATTGGCGCAGGTCGAGGCAAAGAAGACAGTGACGATAGTGATTTTGACATGTAA